A single window of Abyssisolibacter fermentans DNA harbors:
- a CDS encoding alkaline phosphatase family protein has translation MSKKSLLISLVVVVIAVCIILSLIFLNKESGYIPSFKVVGDVNNVLDINKQYENLEQHKIKYKTKTIKAVKLNDLLTVSDTYDNDYDILLVSYDGLFSKLSNRQLEDSYISFSNEYGWNSINLNHPISSNIKHLKEIVVVSTKESYEHGFNIISSNQNILSVSVGSLMSGNLRDIVVIDGKSSKNVNGEIYFTEVYRRKKGFKAEDLVDIKYDQRNIVMGEEGDYEFLKEGDFFEIKDNYINLITADGKIKVKKAKGIYVNATKDSNMDVYYDTSHYLENNEKVMFIFLDGFSYRQYEYSLKKGLIPFMSKGKVKMASTVYKPVTNAGFAAMITGKNPKENGVYSRAQKDLKVPTIFKKIKDMNKKAALLEGNIKILNTEIEPILHLDKNNNGAIDDEILDTAKEAIKKDYDFILVHFHEIDDNGHSYGDLAKETLDSIKLHDEYIKYLVRDFKGKVIITADHGMHSIKTGGKHGEFRYEDMIVPYITIEGGGQ, from the coding sequence ATGAGTAAAAAATCATTACTAATAAGTTTGGTTGTTGTAGTTATTGCTGTTTGCATAATATTATCACTAATTTTTTTAAATAAAGAAAGTGGATACATACCGTCTTTTAAAGTAGTTGGTGATGTTAATAATGTTTTGGATATAAATAAACAATATGAGAATTTAGAGCAACATAAAATAAAATATAAAACTAAAACTATTAAAGCTGTAAAGCTTAATGACTTATTAACTGTTAGCGATACATATGATAATGATTATGATATTTTGCTAGTAAGCTATGATGGTTTATTTTCAAAACTTAGTAATAGACAATTAGAAGATAGTTATATATCATTTTCTAATGAATATGGATGGAATTCAATAAATTTAAATCACCCGATAAGCAGTAATATAAAGCATTTAAAAGAAATAGTAGTCGTGTCTACTAAAGAATCATATGAACATGGATTTAATATAATTAGCAGTAATCAAAATATATTAAGTGTTTCAGTCGGCAGCTTAATGTCAGGTAATCTTAGAGATATAGTTGTTATTGATGGAAAATCCAGTAAGAATGTAAACGGTGAAATTTATTTTACTGAAGTATATAGAAGAAAAAAGGGATTTAAAGCTGAAGATTTAGTAGATATAAAATATGATCAAAGGAATATTGTCATGGGTGAAGAAGGAGACTATGAGTTTCTAAAAGAAGGAGACTTTTTTGAAATAAAAGATAATTATATCAACTTAATAACAGCTGATGGTAAAATAAAAGTGAAAAAAGCAAAGGGCATATATGTAAATGCTACAAAAGATAGTAATATGGATGTTTATTATGATACATCTCATTATTTAGAGAATAACGAAAAAGTCATGTTTATATTTCTAGATGGTTTTTCATACAGACAATATGAATATTCTTTGAAAAAAGGTCTTATTCCATTTATGAGTAAGGGTAAGGTCAAAATGGCTAGTACAGTGTACAAGCCTGTTACAAATGCTGGCTTTGCAGCAATGATAACAGGTAAAAATCCAAAAGAAAATGGAGTTTATTCCAGAGCTCAAAAGGATTTGAAAGTGCCTACTATATTTAAAAAAATAAAGGACATGAATAAAAAAGCTGCTTTATTAGAGGGTAACATAAAAATTTTAAATACAGAAATAGAGCCAATACTTCATCTGGATAAAAATAATAATGGTGCTATAGATGATGAAATACTAGATACTGCTAAAGAAGCTATAAAAAAAGATTATGATTTTATCTTGGTTCATTTTCATGAAATAGATGACAATGGACATAGTTATGGAGATTTAGCTAAAGAGACATTAGATAGTATTAAATTACATGATGAATATATAAAATATTTAGTTCGGGATTTTAAAGGAAAAGTGATTATTACTGCAGATCATGGGATGCACAGTATTAAAACAGGAGGTAAACACGGAGAATTTAGGTATGAAGATATGATAGTGCCTTATATAACAATAGAAGGAGGGGGACAATGA
- a CDS encoding ECF transporter S component, translating into MTKKGLDRFSMFDLVIIAMMAALGIATKSVIVPLIHIVTSSLYIPGGVIAGGFYMLWIVMSVGITRKRGAATLTAFVQAIMVIAMGSIGTHGIMSLITYSLPGLAADIVFLFSKKKNYTIVHFFTAGAAANLAGTFLSNLVFFRLPLIPLLLSVSSGALSGGIGGLIAYKIVKGFDKFNIIKIDN; encoded by the coding sequence ATGACAAAAAAAGGTTTGGATAGGTTTTCAATGTTTGATTTAGTTATTATAGCTATGATGGCAGCTTTGGGTATAGCAACTAAATCTGTGATTGTACCTCTTATTCACATAGTAACAAGTTCATTATATATACCTGGTGGAGTTATAGCAGGTGGATTTTATATGCTGTGGATAGTCATGAGCGTAGGTATTACACGTAAAAGGGGAGCGGCTACTTTAACTGCATTTGTACAAGCTATAATGGTTATAGCTATGGGCTCAATCGGTACACATGGTATTATGAGTTTGATAACTTACAGCTTACCCGGGTTAGCTGCTGATATAGTTTTTTTGTTTTCTAAAAAGAAGAACTATACTATAGTACATTTTTTCACAGCAGGAGCTGCTGCTAATTTAGCAGGTACTTTTCTCTCTAATCTTGTTTTTTTTAGATTGCCGTTAATACCATTATTGTTGAGCGTCAGTAGTGGTGCATTATCAGGAGGGATAGGCGGATTAATAGCTTACAAAATAGTTAAGGGCTTTGATAAATTTAATATAATAAAAATTGATAATTGA